From Penaeus vannamei isolate JL-2024 chromosome 37, ASM4276789v1, whole genome shotgun sequence, one genomic window encodes:
- the LOC113807068 gene encoding uncharacterized protein, translated as MKYLMVALLVVSLTASEEVMASSRDSALPSPVQPHAHSHRAQDAAAVPPAHRKEKVRHAHRLRERFHGKKKLHRVRFLDYAPDKPLHIYEKPQRDSARALDQAYFWSYTGLGTPSDLWQQAIRVLPGEGKAAKPKPVAMPVTENLKRDPDPVAYYGLPKELMPIHPGGGSRFEDLEKERLERAKLAHTKDAGDDADNGAGHDAEGLYSAAAAPFLSLPAVVVACCVSFVL; from the exons ATGAAGTATTTGATG gtGGCACTTCTCGTGGTCAGTCTGACGGCCTCGGAGGAGGTCATGGCCTCGTCGCGGGACTCGGCGCTGCCCTCGCCCGTCCAGCCCCACGCCCACTCACACAGGGCGCAGGACGCTGCCGCAGTTCCGCCCGCGCACCGGAAGGAGAAGGTGCGGCACGCGCATCGCTTGCGG GAGCGCTTCCACGGCAAGAAGAAGCTCCACCGCGTGCGCTTCCTCGACTACGCCCCCGACAAGCCCCTGCACATATACGAGAAGCCCCAGCGCGACTCCGCGAGGGCGTTGGACCAGGCCTACTTCTGGTCCTACACTGGGCTCGGGACGCCGAGCGACCTGTGGCAGCAGGCCATCCGGGTCCTGCCGGGCGAGGGCAAGGCCGCCAAGCCGAAGCCCGTGGCGATGCCGGTGACGGAGAACCTGAAGCGGGACCCGGACCCCGTCGCGTATTACGGCCTCCCGAAGGAGCTCATGCCGATCCACCCGGGAGGAGGGTCCAGGTTCGAGGACCTGGAGAAGGAGCGCCTCGAGAGAGCGAAGTTGGCCCACACCAAAGACGCCGGAGACGACGCGGACAACGGCGCCGGCCACGACGCGGAGGGCCTCTacagcgccgccgccgcgcccttcctctcgctccccgcCGTCGTCGTCGCCTGCTGCGTCAGCTTCGTCCTATAG